Sequence from the Candidatus Thioglobus sp. NP1 genome:
TGATAAAACAGTAGGAACACAATGTGAAAAGGTCACTGCTTCGGAATCGATTAATCTCAAGATTGTCTCAGGGTCGTAACGATTAGGGTAAACCTGACGAAGTCCTAACATTGTCGCTGCATACGGGAAGCCCCATCCATGAACATGGAATAGAGGTGTAAGCGGCATATAAACATCATCACGATGCAATCCAGAATTTCCCGAAAATGCTCCAAACCCTGCTAATAAACCTAAAGTGTGGAGAACTAGCTGACGATGTGAATAACTGACTCCTTTTGGTTCACCTGTTGTACCAGTTGTATAAAAAAGTGTTGCTGTTCTGTTTTCATCAAATTCTGGAAAATTAAAACTAGTTGATGAACCACTTATCCAGTCCTCATACTTTTCACCATATCCAATCGGGATGATTACAATTTCACACTCAAATTCTGATTTAATTTCTTCAATTAATGGCATGAAGTCTTGATGAACAATTATTAGATCAGGCTGAGCATGATTAATCGTATAAAGAACTTGCTTTGGAGATAAACGTACATTGATTGTATGAAGAACTGCACCAATCATTGGTATTGCAAAAAAATACTCAAGATAACGGTGCGTATCCCAATCCATAACGCCAACACGCATTTTTTCAGAAATACCCCTAGCAGTTAGAGAATTAGCGAGTCTTCCAAGGCGTCCAGTGAATTCCTGATAACTTAGCCTTACATTTGGATTACTAACAATTTCTTGCGTAAAAGACATGATGCTAGATTTACTAAGCATTTGCTTTATTAACAATGGATACTTAGAATCCATATTCATGATTGATGCCCTAACTATATATCAGAAAACTGAGTCTATTAATTTTCTTTTAGTTCTCTTCTTAGAACCTTACCTACATTTGTTTTAGGTATCTCTTTAATAAATTCAATCTGCTTAGGAACTTTATA
This genomic interval carries:
- a CDS encoding fatty acid--CoA ligase — encoded protein: MDSKYPLLIKQMLSKSSIMSFTQEIVSNPNVRLSYQEFTGRLGRLANSLTARGISEKMRVGVMDWDTHRYLEYFFAIPMIGAVLHTINVRLSPKQVLYTINHAQPDLIIVHQDFMPLIEEIKSEFECEIVIIPIGYGEKYEDWISGSSTSFNFPEFDENRTATLFYTTGTTGEPKGVSYSHRQLVLHTLGLLAGFGAFSGNSGLHRDDVYMPLTPLFHVHGWGFPYAATMLGLRQVYPNRYDPETILRLIDSEAVTFSHCVPTVLSMLLDHPNSKKVNLSRWKVIIGGSALSKSLLSRASKLGIRLHTAYGMSETCPFLTVADLSSTDPDTQSQTGFPGPLVDLRVVTPDMHDVPNDGKSTGEIVVKAPWLTKGYMGNPDASKDLWRNEYLHTGDVGYIRENGSLQVTDRLKDVIKTGGEWISSLTLENIASAYSGIEEVAAIGMPNEKWGERAVLVAKLMNNAEPDLVRQDLMRKFREHVESGEISKWAIPNHIFFVEQLPKTSVGKLDKKAIRKNVLTLKDTSNDR